DNA from uncultured Tolumonas sp.:
AATCAGTGCATCAAAAGCAGGACCAGCCATATTCGGTGTTAACTCAACAGAGGCATTTGATTCGCCTGCTAACATGGCTTTGAAAATATCGGGTACGCCGTCAATAGAAATAATTTTAATATCTTTGCCTGGTTTTAATCCGGCTTCTTTTATCGCCTGAATGGCACCAATAGCCATGTCGTCATTATGGGCATAGACAGCGCAGATATTTTTCCCGTTATTCTCTGCTTTGATAAAGCTTTCCATGACTTCTTTACCCTTGCTGCGAGTGAAATCACCGGATTGGGTACGTATGATTTTAATATTGGTGGTGTTGGCTATCCCATCCTGGAAGCCTTTTTTACGATCTAATGCAACGCTGGCACCGACGGTACCTTGCAGTTCAACCACATTACATTGCTTACCATGCATACTATCTATCAGCCATTTAGCCGCTACATTGCCTTCATGAACGCTATCGGCGGCAACACCTGTCATAAACAGGGAGTCATCTTTGGTGGTAATATTGCGATCTAACAGGAATACAGGAATATTAGCTTCTTTAGCTTCTTCCAAAACAGGATCCCATCCGGTTTGTACCACGGGGGCAATGAATATAGCGTCAACACCCTGTGCAATGAATGAACGGATGGCCTTGATTTGGTTCTCTTGTTTTTGCTGTGCATCAGCTATTTTCAACGTAATACCGCGTTTAGCGGCTTCCAT
Protein-coding regions in this window:
- the ytfQ gene encoding galactofuranose ABC transporter, galactofuranose-binding protein YtfQ, whose amino-acid sequence is MFKKLSLVSAISAILISGSVYSASMTVGFSQIGSESGWRAAETSVSKMEAAKRGITLKIADAQQKQENQIKAIRSFIAQGVDAIFIAPVVQTGWDPVLEEAKEANIPVFLLDRNITTKDDSLFMTGVAADSVHEGNVAAKWLIDSMHGKQCNVVELQGTVGASVALDRKKGFQDGIANTTNIKIIRTQSGDFTRSKGKEVMESFIKAENNGKNICAVYAHNDDMAIGAIQAIKEAGLKPGKDIKIISIDGVPDIFKAMLAGESNASVELTPNMAGPAFDALISYKDKGIAPPKNIKTESKLFQPDNAKEQYELKKNMGY